The Pyramidobacter piscolens W5455 genome contains a region encoding:
- a CDS encoding helix-turn-helix domain-containing protein yields MTAQKDRGNIKMQNTQRRIVLAALLQGEVFDREHIFSCGKVYELAARICELRKAGWPILTVKHEDWKLARYMLIGARKEAAGNER; encoded by the coding sequence ATGACGGCGCAGAAAGACAGAGGAAACATCAAGATGCAGAACACGCAGCGCCGGATCGTGCTGGCCGCTCTGCTTCAGGGTGAAGTGTTCGACCGCGAGCACATCTTCTCCTGCGGCAAGGTATACGAGCTGGCCGCGCGAATCTGCGAACTACGGAAAGCGGGCTGGCCGATCCTGACCGTGAAGCACGAGGACTGGAAGCTGGCCAGGTACATGCTGATCGGCGCGAGGAAGGAGGCGGCGGGCAATGAACGATAG